The sequence AGAATGGCCGCTCTCAAGAAAGATTGCACTGCTGGCAGTCACTGGAATTTCCATCGCAGTTTTTGCCCTGATCATCATACAAGCCAGAACTGCAGATTATCAGTTACTGTATGCAAATCTTGAAGAAAAAGATGCAGCACCCGTGGTTGCATGGCTAAAAGGTCAACGTATTGACTATCAGCTGAAAAACAACGGAAAAAACATCTGGATTGCTGCAAATAAAATTTACGAAACACGCCTTGAACTAGCATCCAGCGGTCTGCCCTCTGGAGGTGGTGTTGGTTTTGAAGTTTTTGACAAACAGTCCTTCGCCCTTACCGATTTTGTCCAGAGGGTTAATTATACCAGAGCACTGCAGGGTGAACTTGCCAGAACCATCACTTCATTAAAACCTGTAGAGGCCACCCGTGTCCATCTCGCCCTCCCCGAAAAACGTTTATTTAAAAATCAGCAGAAAAATGCCACAGCCTCTGTCATCTTGACCCTTGTATCCGGCAGTATTTTAGAGAAAGACCAGGTTCAGGGGATTATCCACCTGGTCTCTGGATCCGTTGAAGGACTCACCCCTGAGGAAGTTACTGTTATAGATAGTTTTGGGAAGGTTTTGGAGGGTAATACAAAACCAGACGAAACCCAACGTTTCTCTGTTGAAATGCTTGTTTACCAGCAGGAACTTGAACGAAGGATGGAGGCTAGAGCACAGGATTTACTGGATAAAACTATGGGGTATGGCCAGGCAATGGTCAGGGTCACCGCCAGTCTTGATTTTGCAAAGGTTGAAAAGACTCAGGAACTTTTTGATGCCGATGATCCTGTCATTCGCAGCGAACAGCTGAGCAATGAAAGCAATGGCACTACCGGAGCAGGAGGCATTCCAGGCGTTGAATCCAACCTCCAGGGAAACACTGCTTCCCAGGCTGGAGGGGCACCACCATCGAGCAAAACCAGCCGTACCACCAATTACGAGATTAGTAAAACCGTAAGCAAAACGATTAATCCCACAGGAACCATAAAAAGCCTCTCCGTTTCTGTTCTGCTTGCAGATAAAACAATTGCAGCTAAAGATGAGGAGAGCCAGCCCACAACAGAAACACGCACTCCGGAAGAACTCAAGGCTATAGAAACAATGGTTGCCAGTGCCCTTGGGCTTGATTCAGGGCGTGGCGATAATATTAATGTTGCTTCTATGCCATTTATGGTAGAGACACAAGATCCGGCACTTACCGCAGGGATGCCCAAAAATCTCCTCTATGAATACCTCCCCCTGATTAAAATCGGTCTTCTTTCCATAGGAGTACTTATTTTCTATTTTCTACTTGTACGTCCGATTATAAAAACTATGAAGTCTGAAGCAA comes from Desulfocapsa sulfexigens DSM 10523 and encodes:
- the fliF gene encoding flagellar basal-body MS-ring/collar protein FliF — translated: MADPDNTQNETEEKEIQIPERKKLSVLIREWPLSRKIALLAVTGISIAVFALIIIQARTADYQLLYANLEEKDAAPVVAWLKGQRIDYQLKNNGKNIWIAANKIYETRLELASSGLPSGGGVGFEVFDKQSFALTDFVQRVNYTRALQGELARTITSLKPVEATRVHLALPEKRLFKNQQKNATASVILTLVSGSILEKDQVQGIIHLVSGSVEGLTPEEVTVIDSFGKVLEGNTKPDETQRFSVEMLVYQQELERRMEARAQDLLDKTMGYGQAMVRVTASLDFAKVEKTQELFDADDPVIRSEQLSNESNGTTGAGGIPGVESNLQGNTASQAGGAPPSSKTSRTTNYEISKTVSKTINPTGTIKSLSVSVLLADKTIAAKDEESQPTTETRTPEELKAIETMVASALGLDSGRGDNINVASMPFMVETQDPALTAGMPKNLLYEYLPLIKIGLLSIGVLIFYFLLVRPIIKTMKSEAIDHNQTVTELEKAVQEVKAAKEKAARDAAAAEEPVEVVLDAVTSLRNTVMRNHVPTSYIIKNWINEG